The Euphorbia lathyris chromosome 3, ddEupLath1.1, whole genome shotgun sequence genome contains a region encoding:
- the LOC136224251 gene encoding probable metal-nicotianamine transporter YSL7: MVASFILSIVFNFIVCKLNLTTGIIPSLNVAAGLLGFGMLKFYTTSLQKFGYLKQPFTRQENTVIQTCVVASSGIAFSSGTASYLLGMSSKIAAQAEGGNTPLNVKNLQIGWIMGFLFIVSFVGLFSIVPLRKLMILKYKLTYPSGTATAYLINSFHTPNGAKLAKKQVGVLSKFFGASFLWAFFQWFFTAADDCGFASFPSFGLQAYKNKFYFDFSSTYVGVGMICPYMVNISLLIGAIISWGIMWPAIETKKGNWYSSELSASSLHGIQGYRVFIAIATMLGDGLYHIIFMLITNIISLARKNSINEDNSEVESNDEQRRKEYFLKDQIPIWAALVGYIVLACISIICVPLIFHQLKWYHVLVAYVIAPTLGFCNAYGCGLTDWSLASNYGKFAIIIFSAWVGHDGGIIAGLASCGVMMSIVSTASDLMQDFKTGYITLSSPRSMFFSQVAGTAMGCVISPLVFWFFYKAYPNLGQAGSKYPAPYGLIYRGIALLGVEGINSLPKNCLKLSIGFFIGAMVINGIRDLLKRYETKYRIHRFVPSPMSMAIPFYIGGYFAIDMCIGSLILFVWERLNKEKADNFAPALACGLICGDSLWGIPASILSLAGLSPPICMKFLSSTVNSRVDNFLGT, from the exons ATGGTCGCAAGCTTCATTTTGAGCATTGTATTTAACTTCATCGTCTGCAAGCTAAACTTGACAACTGGAATCATTCCTTCTCTCAATGTTGCTGCTGGATTGCTCGGTTTTGGTATGCTGAAGTTCTACACAACTTCGCTTCAAAAATTTGGGTATTTAAAGCAGCCTTTTACCAGACAAGAGAATACTGTTATCCAAACATGCGTTGTTGCTTCTTCCGGAATTGCCTTCAGCA GTGGAACTGCGTCTTACTTACTGGGCATGAGTTCAAAAATAGCTGCGCAAGCGGAGGGAGGAAATACGCCCTTAAATGTTAAGAATCTTCAGATTGGGTGGATTATGGGGTTTCTCTTTATTGTTAGCTTTGTTGGTTTGTTCTCTATTGTCCCTCTCAGAAAG CTTATGATCTTGAAATACAAGCTAACATACCCTAGCGGCACTGCTACTGCATACCTAATCAACAGCTTCCATACACCCAATGGAGCAAAATTAGCAAA GAAGCAAGTTGGCGTTCTTTCCAAGTTCTTCGGTGCTAGCTTTCTCTGGGCCTTTTTCCAGTGGTTTTTCACTGCTGCAGATGACTGTGGTTTTGCTAGCTTTCCCAGCTTTGGTCTCCAGGCTTATAAAAACAA GTTTTACTTTGATTTTTCTTCAACGTATGTGGGCGTCGGAATGATTTGCCCTTATATGGTAAATATTTCCCTACTTATTGGAGCCATTATTTCATGGGGAATCATGTGGCCAGCAATTGAGACCAAAAAGGGTAATTGGTACAGTTCTGAACTATCTGCCAGCAGTCTACATGGCATCCAAGGATATAgg GTTTTTATTGCTATTGCTACAATGCTAGGAGATGGTCTTTACCACATTATCTTCATGCTAATCACAAACATAATTAGTTTAGCAAGAAAAAATTCCATTAATGAAGACAACTCTGAGGTTGAAAGCAATGATGAACAAAGGAGAAAAGAATATTTCCTAAAAGACCAAATCCCCATCTGGGCAGCATTGGTTGGGTACATTGTCCTTGCTTGCATTTCCATTATTTGTGTGCCACTAATTTTCCATCAATTGAAATGGTACCATGTCTTAGTAGCCTATGTAATTGCTCCAACCTTAGGCTTCTGCAACGCATATGGATGCGGTCTAACAGACTGGTCACTTGCATCAAACTATGGGAAATTTGCAATTATCATATTCAGTGCTTGGGTTGGGCATGATGGGGGAATAATTGCAGGACTTGCTTCTTGTGGTGTAATGATGAGCATAGTTTCAACAGCATCTGATTTAATGCAAGATTTCAAGACAGGTTACATTACACTTTCCTCGCCCCGTTCCATGTTTTTCAGCCAAGTAGCCGGAACAGCAATGGGATGTGTGATTTCTCCATTGGTGTTCTGGTTCTTCTACAAAGCCTATCCCAACTTAGGCCAAGCAGGCAGCAAATATCCTGCACCTTATGGCCTGATTTACCGGGGAATCGCCCTTCTTGGTGTAGAGGGTATCAATTCACTTCCGAAAAATTGCCTCAAACTATCCATTGGATTTTTCATCGGAGCTATGGTTATTAATGGCATTAGAGACCTGTTAAAAAGATATGAAACCAAGTACAGAATTCACAGGTTTGTTCCTAGCCCAATGAGCATGGCGATTCCGTTCTACATTGGGGGTTACTTCGCCATAGATATGTGTATTGGAAGCTTGATTTTGTTTGTATGGGAAAGGCTGAACAAGGAAAAGGCTGATAATTTTGCTCCAGCACTTGCTTGTGGTCTCATATGTGGTGATTCCTTGTGGGGAATTCCAGCATCTATACTTTCTCTTGCTGGACTTAGTCCTCCTATTTGCATGAAGTTCCTTTCTTCTACTGTTAATTCCAGGGTTGATAATTTTTTGGGGACCTAA